GTCCTCCTGGTGTCGTCCAAGATCACCGCCGTGCGCGACCTGGTCCCCGTCCTCGAGAAGATCATGCAGGGCGGTCGCCCGCTGGTCATCGTGGCCGAGGACATCGAGGGCGAGGCCCTGGCCACGCTGGTGGTCAACAAGATCCGGGGCACGTTCAAGTCGGTGGCGGTCAAGGCCCCCGGCTTCGGCGAGCGCCGCAAGGCCATGCTGGCCGACATCGCCATCCTCACCGGCGGCCAGGTCATCTCCGAGGAGGTCGGCCTCAAGCTGGAGAACACCACCCTCGACCTGCTGGGCACGGCCAAGAAGGTCATCGTCAGCAAGGACGAGACCACCATCGTCGAGGGCGGCGGCGACGAGGGCGACATCAAGGGCCGCATCGCCCAGATCAAGGCCGAGATCGACAGCACCGACTCCGACTACGACCGGGAGAAGCTCCAGGAGCGCCTGGCCAAGCTGTCCGGGGGCGTGGCCGTGCTCAAGGTCGGCGCCGCCACCGAGACCGAGCTCAAGGAGAAGAAGCACCGCATCGAGGACGCGGTGTCCACGGCCAAGGCCGCGGTGGAGGAGGGCGTGGTGCCCGGCGGCGGCGTGGCCCTCATCCGCACCCAGTCCGCCATCCTCGACGTGGCCGAGAAGCTCTCGGGCGACGAGGCCACCGGGGCCCGCATCGTGGCCAAGGCCGTCGAGGAGCCGCTCAAGCAGATCGCCCTCAACGCCGGCCTCGAGGGCGGCGTCGTGGTCGAGAAGGTGAAGGGCCTCGAAGGTGGTCACGGCTACAACGCCGGCACCGGCGAGTACGAGGACCTCACCTCCAAGGTCCCCGACGCGGCCAAGGTCACCCGGTCGGCGCTTCAGAACGCGGCGTCCATCGCCGCCCTGTTCCTCACCACCGAGGCCGTCATCGTCGACAAGCCGGCCGAGAGCGGCGCCGGTGGCGGGATGCCCGGCGGCGGTGGCATGGACGACTTCTGATCGTCCCCGCCCGCTGACCGACCGGCCTCGGGCCGGCACCAGCACGACGAAGGGCCGCCCTCTCGGGGGCGGCCCTTCCGCGTCGACCGACCCGGGGGTGGCTCAGGCCGCGTTGCCGCCGGCCTGCATGATGGCGGCGCGGATGCGGGCCACCTCGCCGGCCAGGCGGAGGAGCTCGTCACGGGCGGTCTCCAACTGGCGGGCGGTGGTGGGCCACCCGTCGCGGAAGGCCCGGGCCAGTTGGCCATCCCACACGTCGGGGCGGGACAGGGTCTCGCCGTGGCGGACGATGGTGGCGATGTCGGTGGCCAGCTGGCCGTCGACGGTGGCCCGGAGGCCGTCGACGGCCACCCGGGCCGTCTCGGTGGCGAGGACGCGGTCGCTGCTCATGGGGTCTCTCCTGGGGTGACGGCGGACGACTAAGGCGGACCACGGGTACCCTCGATGTACCTCGACAAACGTCGTGTTCAGTCGGGCTGGGCCACCTGGACGAGCTCCACCTCCCCCCCGGTGCACAGGTAGCCCCGGCCCGGCCCCAGAGCGGTGGTGGCCCGCCGGGGCAGTCGCACGTCCAGCAGGTCGCCGTCGAGGTCCACGTCGGGCTGGAGCAGCAGGCCGACGCGGCTGGCCCGGACCAGCCGGGCCCAGTGCGACCACAGCCCCCGCAGCGCGTCGGCCCGCCCGGCTGCCACCACCACGACATCGGGCCGGGCCAGGACGTCGGGCAGGACCCCGCCCTCCGGGTCGACCCCCTCCATGTCGTCGACCAGCAGCAGCAGGGGCGGCCCGACCGGCTCCCGGTCGAGGAGGGCGGGCAGCGCGTCGGCCACGGCGCCGGGCGACAGGCGCGGGCCCAGGGCGCCGTCGTCCCCCAGCGTCGAACGCGGCCCGGCCACCACCGCCGTACGCCACCCGGCGGCCCGGGCCACGGTGCCGGCCACGGCCAGCACCGTGGTGCGGCCGGAGCGGGCCGGCCCGGCCACCAGGGCGTGCTCGCCCTCGTACAGGGTCAGGCCGGCCGGCCCGAGGGTGCGCTCACCGATCCCGACGGTCAGGAGCCGGGGAACGGTGGCGAGGCGGGTGGCGCCGGCCACCTCGGCCACCGCCACGGCGCGGGGGAGCGCACCGACCGGGACCGGAGGGTGGCACCGGGGTCCACCGGCGTGGCGGGCGGCCACCGCCGCCACCTCGGCCTCGACCCCGCCGGCCGGACGGGCCACCTGGACCTCGACGGCCCGGCCGGCGGCCACGGCCCGGCCGGGTACGAAGGCGGGCAGGTCGGCGCGGCGGAACCCGGCCTGGGCGTGGTCGAGGTCGTCGGCCAGGCGGAACAGCAGCTGCTGGCGCACCACCCCCCGGAGCGGCGCCGGTAGGTCACCGGGCCGGTCACCGGCCACCGCCAGGTGCAGGCCCAGCTCCGGACCCTCGGCGAAGGCGCGGGCGAAGCCGTCCACGACGACGCCGGAGGACTCCTCCCACTCGGCCAGTAGGGGGCCGATGCCGTCGACCAGCACCAGCACGCGAGGGGCGTCGGGACCGGTGGGGCCCCGCCGGCGGCGGTCCAGCTCGGCCCGGAGCCAGGCCACCAGGCGGGCCTGGCGCTCGCCGTCGCCCGGGCCGACCACGGCGCCGGTGTGGGGCAGGCCGTCCAGCGCCCCGAGGACCCCGGTCCCCATGTCCAGCGCGTACAGGTGCAGGTCGTCGGGCCCCGTGCCCCGGGCCGCGGCCAGGGCCAGGGACAACAGCGCGGTGGTGGTGCCGCTGCCCGGGAGCCCGGCCAGCAGGAGGTGGCCGTCGGCCGGGCGCCACCCGAAGGGCACCTGGGCCTGGTCGTCGGGCCGGTCGGCCAGGGCGAAGGCGACCTCGGCCCCGGCGGAGCCGAAGGGGGCGGCGGGCCCGGCCGCGGCCGCCACCTCGGCCAGGTCGACCTGGGCCGGCAGCGGGCCCAGGCACGGCCGCCGGGGGAGGGGGCGGCCCGAGGCGGCGTGGGCCCGGCGGCACGCCTCGACCAGGCGGGCCAGGTCCGACGGGCCGTCCGGTCGATCCTGGTGCTCTTCGCCGCCCGGGGCCGGCTCCGCACCCCGGAAGGGGCGCACCTCCACCGGGCCCCGCCGGCCGACCGGTGCCGGGCCGGTGCCGAGGGCGGCCTGGAAGGCCACCACCTCCCCGGGCCCGAAGCGCACCAGGGCCCGGCCCGGCCGGCCCCGGGGGAGACGGGCCGCGCCGGGGCCGTCGATGACGTCGTGGGAGTCGGCGGCGTCCTGGACCCGGAGGGCGATGCGCAGGGCGGTGTTGGCCCGGATGCTCTCGCTGACCGCCCCACTGGGCCGCTGGGTGGCCAGCACCAGGTGCACCCCCAGCGACCGGCCCCGCTGGGCCACCCCGACCAGTGACTCCACGAAGTCCGGCAGCTCGGCCCGCAGGGTGGCGAACTCGTCGACCACCACCACCAGCCGGGGGAGGGGCGGCCCGGTGGTGCCGGCCAGGCGCCGGTGGGCGGCCAGGTCGGCGGCCCCGGCGGCCCGGAGGACCCGCTCGCGATGGCGCAGCTCGGCCTCCAGCGAGCGCAGCGCCCGCTGGGCCAGGTGGGTGTCGAGGTCGGTGACCAGGCCGACGACGTGGGGGAGGTGGGCGCATTGGTCGAAGGCGCTGCCGCCCTTGAAGTCGACCAGCAGGAACGTGCAGCGCTCCGGTGGGGCGCCGGCGGCCAGGCCGGCCACCAGCGAGCGCAGGAGCTCGGACTTGCCGGCGCCGGTGGTCCCGGCCACCAGCGCGTGGGGCCCGTCACCCACCAGGTCGAGGGCCAGGGCCCCGTCGGCGGCCACCCCCACCGGGGCGACCAGCGCCGGGTCGGAGCCACCTTCCTCCCACCGCCGGGCCACCGCCGCCGGCTCCGGCGGGTCGAGGCCGAGGAGGGGCAGGAGGGCGACGGCGGGCGGGAGGTCGGCGCCGGCCCCGGCCTGTTCCGGGTCGTCGAACCGGGCCAGGCCCCGGGCCGCCCGCCGGGCCGTGGCCTCGGAGATCCCACCGGCCAGCGCGCCGGGCACCACGGTCCCGTCCCGGAGGCGGTGGACCCGGGCCGTGCCGTCGCCGTCCTGCACCTCGATCACCACGGTGCAGGCGGCCGGCAACCGGTCCTCGGTGCTCGCCACCACCACGCCGGCCACCGGCCCGGCCCCACCTCGCAGGACGGCTCGCACCGGCGCCCGGCGCCCTTCGGTGAGGGCCTCGTCGTCCACCACCACCAGCGTGGCGGACCCCGCTCCGTCCCGGTCGGGCGGCAGCCGATGGGCCGGTCCGTCGTCGACGGCCTCGGCCCGGGCCCGGCACCAGGCCTCGGCGCCGGCCGGGTCGGCGGCCAGGAGGCGGCGCCCCGACCCGGCCGGGTCCCGGGTGTGGGGCAGCCACTTGGCCCAGTCCCAGTCGCCGGCCGTCCCGGGGCCGGCCAGCACCAGCACCGGCAGGTCGGCCGGGCCGTGGAGGACGGCGGCCTGCACCACCAGAGCCCGGGCCACGGCCAGGGCCGCCGGCCGGGGGCCGACCACGCCGACCACGCCGTTGCCGTCCAGGTCGACCACGACGGGCGCCTCGACCAGCCGGCTGGCGGCCTCCAGGACGGCGCGCACCTCCTCGGTCCGGCCCCGCGGGTCACCGGCCACCGGCAGGACCCACCGGTCGGCGCCGATCCCGACCCGCAGGCGGAGCCAGTCGTGGTGACCGGGCCGGCGCTCCCACAACCGGGTGGACGGGCCCTCGACCCGGCGCAGGAGCTCGGCCGGGTCGGGCACCTCGTCAGCCCGCCGGCACCGTTCGGCCTCGGCCCGGACGGCGAGGGTTCGGGCCAGCCCGTCGAGGTCGCGCCGGTAGCGGGCCGCCTCCCGCCGGCGCCCTCGCCGCCCCCGCCGCCGGCCGTCGAGGGCGGAGGCCACCGCCGTCACCGGCCCCAGGAGGGCCAGGGCGGCGTAGAGGACCTGACCGGTGATGGCCACCATCGCTCCGGCGGCCACCATCGAGGCGACGATGGACAGGGCCCCGACCCCCGTGGGCCCGGCCTCCTCCCGGGGCGGGACGGGGAGCGCCACCGGCTCGGCCGGCGGGGGCGGGGCCGGCCGGGGTGGCCGGTTGAACGGCACCGTGGGCCCGCCCCGCAACCCACCGCTCCCGCTCCCGCTCCCGAGACCGCTGGCCCGGTCGTCGGTGATCGGCGGCCGCACCACCACCTGGACCGCGCCCAGGCGGACGACGGCCCCGGGCCGGATCGGGGTGGGAGTGGTGGCCGCCCGCCCGTCGACCCACGTGCCGTTGTGGGACCCGGCGTCGGTGACGGTGGCGGTGCCGTCGGGACCCACGTCCAGCCGGGCGTGGTGGCCCGACACGGTGTCGTGGCTGACGACCACGTCCTGGGAGGACCGGCCCACGCTCCACCAGCCCGGCCCCACCGCGGTGCGAGATCCCGTGTCGAGCCCGCCCACCACCGCCACCTCGGCCTGCGTCCCGAGGCTGACGGGCTCGAGGGGAGGCCCCAGCGCCATCCCGTGGGCGGCCGTGCCGCCTTCCCCCGAGCCGGCAGCCCCACCGTTGGCGGCAGGGGTCGGGCCCGGCGACGGCGCGGGGACCAGGCGGACGACGGCGCCGGAGCGGAGGCCGGACCGGTCCAGGCGGCGGTGCCGGGCCACCACCTCGCCGTCGACCTCCAGGTCGAGGCCCGGGCCCGGTGGCACCCTGGCCGCCGCAGCCAGGGCCGCCACCAGGTGGCCCACCGTGGCGTCGGGGTCGTGGACGGCCACGTCCAGCTCGAGGTGGTGCCCGCCGTGGGCCAGGACGATCTGCATGACCGGCCCTCCTACCCCTCGCCCCCGGGCGCCGACCCCGCGCCGGGCCGCCCGACGACGGGGGCCGGGCCGGGGCCTGCCGGTAGGGTCGGACCGTGACCGAGCCGCTCGTCCCCCAGGTCGGCCAGGGCGTCCTGCACCTGTTCTGGAAGCGGCCCGGCCCGGCCGACCCCCCGGTCGACGCGGCCGCGGTGGCCGCCGCGGTGAAGGCGGCCGAGTCCGACGGGGTCCAGGTGGTGCCGGTGGCGCTGCTGGGCCACAAGGCCGACCTGGCCACCATGGCGCTGGGGCCGGACCTGTGGCGCCTCCGGGCGGTGCAGACCGACCTGGCCGCCGCCGGCCTGGTGCTGGCCGACTCCTACGTGTCGCTCACCGAGCTGTCGGAGTACGCCCAGGGCGTGCCCGAGGAGCTGCGCCAGGCCCGGCTGTGGCCCCAGCTCCCGCCGGAGGGCAAGCGGGCCTGGTGCTTCTACCCCATGTCGAAGCGCCGGTGGGTCGGGGCCAACTGGTTCACCCTGCCCTATGACGAGCGCAAGGAGCTCATGTACGAGCACGGCGGCTCGGGCCGGAAGTTCGCGGGCCGGGTGCTCCAGGTGGTCACCGGCTCCACCGGGGTCGACGACTTCGAGTGGGGGGTCACGTTGTTCGCCGTGCACCCCGACGACCTGAAGGAGGTCGTCTACACCATGCGCTACGACACCGCCTCGGCCCTCTACGGCGAGTTCGGCACCTTCTACACCGGCATGGTCGGCTCCCTCGACGAGGTCCTCTCCCAGGTCGGCCTGGCCTGAGGGGTTGCGGACGGCGATGGCATAGGTCAGAATCTTGACCAATGAGCACGGTGCCGTTCTCCGAGGCCAAGAGCCACCTGTCGGAGCTGGCCGATCGTGTCGAGGGTGAGCGGGATCGCGTCGTGGTGACGCGGCACGGGCGGCCTTCGTTCGTCCTGGTCCACCCCGACTACCTCGACTCGCTCGAGGAGACGCTGGCCATCCTCGAGGACGCCGAGGTGGCGGCCAGCCTGGACGCTTCCCGCCAGGAGGCTGCGGCCGGCCTGGCCGCCCCCCTCGCCCTCCCCTGAGCGACGGGATCAGGTCGTGGCCGAAGAGGAGGCGTACCGCGTCCTCGCCACCCCCGAGGCCCGGCGGCACCTCGACCGGCTGCCGGAGAAGATCCACCATGCGGCCCTGGCCCTGATCCACGGTCCCCTGGCTCACGACCCCCGACGGGTCGGCAAGCCCCTCGTCGGGGAACTGGCCGGGCTGCGGTCGGCGCGCCGGGCCGACTACCGGGTGATCTACGAGATCGACGATGCGGCGCGGACGGTCACCGTCCACCGGGTCCAGCACCGCCGTCACGCCTACCGGTCGCGCTGATCCTGGCGGAGTGGGTGGGCCAGTGAGACGCACGACACGCCGGCGCCGCCGGTCCTAGGCTGCGGCGCCTGTGACCAGCCCGGGTCCCGTCGCCACCCCCGTCACCGAGCTCGGCCCGCCGGCCGGTCCGGGGGCGCGGCTCGGCCGGGGCGCCGCCCTGGCCCTGGCCGGCCTGGTCGCGGTGCTGGCCGTGCTGACCTCCGGAGCCGGCCCGGCGGGCGCCGGCGCCGAGGCCGCAGGCGGCGCCCCGCCCCGGCAGGCGGAGGAGGAGCGGCTGGGGACGATGGGAGGGCGGGTGTTCGTGGAGGAGGGGGCCGAGGATCGGCCGGTGGCCGGGGTGACCCTGGTCGTCCGCCGGGGGTCCACCGTCGTCACCGAGGAGACCACCGACGCCGAGGGGCAGTGGGAGGCCGAGGTCCCGGTGGGCACCTACACCGTCACCCTGGACCAGGAGACGCTGCCCGACGGTGTGGACCTGCGGGACGAGGACCGGGGCACCCTGGGGCCCGAGCGGGTGGGCCCCAACCTGCGCCGCACCTTCGCCTTCCCCCTCGGTGAGCGGGTGATCGGGCCGTCCTTCGCCGACCGCTTCGGTGATCGCCTGGGGGCGGGGGTGCGGGTCGGGCTCATCGTGGGCATGGCCGCCATCGGCCTTTCCCTGGTGTTCGGCGTGACCGGCCTGGTGAACTTCGCCCACGGCGAGCTGGTGACCTTCGGGGCCCTGGTCGTCTACTTCCTCAGCTCGGCCCGGGGCGGTGTGCCTCAGCTCTCGCTGGTGGTGGCCAGCGTGCTCACCGTGGCCTGCGGGCTGCTCCTGGGCGCGGCCCTGGAGGGCGGCGTGTTCGGGCCGTTGCGCCGCCGGGGCACCGGCAACGTGGCCCTCATCGTGTTCACCATCGGCATGTCGCTGCTGCTGCGGTACACGTACCTGGTCGTCTTCGACAACAACCCGCGGCCGCTGCGCCAGTACGCCACCCAGCGGGCCGTCTTCCTGGGCCTGGCCCCCAAGGACCTGGTGGTGTGCGCGGTGGCCGTCGTGGCCATGGTCGGGGTGGGCCTGTTGCTCCAGGGCACCCGCCTGGGCACGGCCATGCGGGCCGTGGCCGACGACCGGGACCTGGCCGAGTCCTCCGGCATCGACGTGCGCCGCATCATCCTGGCGGTGTGGGCGGTGGGGACCGGCCTGGCCGCCCTGGGCGGGGTGCTGTTCGCGGTGGCCGAGCAGGTGGACTGGGACCTGGGCTATCAGCAGCTCCTGCTGATGTTCGCGGCGGTGGTGCTCGGCGGCCTGGGCAGCGCCTACGGGGCCATGGTGGGCGGCATGATCGTGGGCCTGGCCTCCGAGGTCAGCACCCTGTGGATCCCCAACGACTTCAAGACCGCGGTGTCCCTCGGCGTGCTCGTGGTGGTGCTCCTGCTGCGGCCCCAGGGCGTCCTCGGCGTGCGGGAGCGGTTGGGGTGAGCAGCACGGCCGCCCTCGTGGTCGCCGGGGTGGGCGACATGGATTGGCCCAAGGTCGGCACCGACGCCGTCCGCTCCGCCTTCGGGGTGCCGGCCGCGGTCTACGCCCTGGCCGCGGTGGGCCTCAACGTGCAGTACGGCTACACCGGCCTGCTGAACTTCGGCCACGTCGGCTTCCTGCTGGTGGGGGCGTACGGCACGGCCATCTCCGTCGACCAGGGCGCGCCCCTGTGGCTCGGGGTCCTGGTCGGGATCCTGGCCAGCGTGGTGCTGGCCCTGGTGCTGGGCGTCCCCACCCTCCGCCTGCGGGCCGACTACCTGGCCGTGGTCACCATCGCCGCGGCCGAGATCCTCCGCTACACCGTGTTGTCGCGCTCGTTCCAGCCCACCACCGGCGGGACCCAGGGGCTGAAGGGCTTCGCCGAGCCGTTCTATCGGGTCAACCCCATCCCCAGCGGGCGCTACGGCCCGGGGTCGATCACCTTCAACCACCGCCAGCTGTGGCTGATGGTGGTGGCCTGGGGCCTGGTCGCCCTGTTCACCGTGCTGCTGTGGCTGGCGGCCCGGGCGCCGTGGGGCCGGGTCATGCGGTCCATCCGGGAGGACGAGGACGCGGCCCGCAGCCTGGGCAAGAGCGTCTTCTCCTACAAGCTCCAGAGCCTGGTGCTGGGCGGGGTCATCGGCGCCCTGGCCGGCATGGTCACCGCCTTCGACGGCTCCTACGTCAACCCCTCGTACTTCCTGGCCGTCACCACCTTCTACTGCTACACGGTGATCATCCTCGGGGGCCGGGGCCACGCCCTGGCGCCCGTCGTGGGGGCCGTCCTGTTCTGGTTCCTGTTCCAGGGCCTCGACACCACGCTGCGGGAGGCCATCTCCAGCGACGTCATCTCCTCGTCGACCATCGCCCCCACCGACATCGGCGCCGTCCAGAACGCGGTGGTGGGCCTGGCCCTGATGCTCCTGGTGGTGCTGGTGCCCCAGGGCATCTTCGGCAACAAGAAGGAGCTGATGGTCGATGAGCGCTGAGGCCGCGGCCACCGCTCTGGCCGGCGTGGCGGCCACCCCCGGCGTGGCCAAGCCCGACCCGATCCTGGTGGCCGACGGCGTGCAGCGCCGCTTCGGTGGCCTGGTGGCCGTGGACGTCGAGCACCTGGAGGTGCAGCGGGGCACCATCACCGCCCTCATCGGGCCCAACGGTGCCGGCAAGACCACGTTCTTCAACCTGCTCACCGGCTTCGACCGGGGTGGCGAGGGGCGGTGCACCTTCGACGGCCGGGACGTGACCCGCACCCCTCCCCATCGCCGGGCCCAGCAGGGCATGGTCCGCACCTTCCAGTTGACCAAGGCCCTGGCCCGCCTGACCGTGCTGGACAACGTGCGCCTGGCCGCCCCGGCCCAGCCCGGCGAGCGGCTGTGGTCGGCGGTGCTGCCCTTCACCTGGTCGGGCCGTGAGGTCGAGGTGACGGCCAAGGCCGAGAGCCTGCTGGAGCGGTTCAAGCTGGCCGCCCTGCGCGACGAGTACGCCGGCAACCTCTCCGGTGGGCAGCGCAAGCTGCTGGACATGGCCCGGGCCCTGATGGTCGACCCCCGGCTGGTGATGCTGGACGAGCCCATGGCCGGCGTGAACCCGGCCCTCACCCAGTCGCTGCTCGGCCACGTCACCGCCCTGCGGGACGAGGGCACCACCGTGGTCTTCGTGGAGCACGACATGGACGTGGTCATGTCCATCTCCGACTGGGTGGTGTGCCTGGCCGAGGGCCGGGTCATCGCCGAGGGGCCGCCCCGGGCCATCGCCTCGAACCCGGCGGTGATCGACGCCTACCTGGGCGGCCACCACGGTGAGGAGGCCGTCCCCGACCCGGCGCTGGCCACCGAGGTGCAGCCGGGATGAGCGACGACGCCCTGCTCGACGCCCGGGACCTGGTGGCCGGCTACGTCCCCGGGGTCGACATCCTGCGGGGTTGCTCCCTGCGGGCCGCCGACGGCGAGGTGGTGGGCATCATCGGCCCCAACGGGGCCGGCAAGTCCACCCTGGTCAAGGTGCTGTTCGGGCTGGTGCCGGTGCGCTCCGGGGCGGTGGTGCTGCGAGGGGCCGACATCACCCGCCTGCCGGCTCACGCCCTGGTCCAGCAGGGGGTGGGCTACGTGCCCCAGGTCCGCAACGTGTTCACCTCCCTCACCGTGGAGGAGAATCTGCGCATGGGCCTGTACCTGGCCCCCCGGCGCTTCGCCGAGCGCTTCGACGCGGTGGCCGCTCTGTTCCCCCGGCTGGGGGAGCGGCGGCGGCAGCGGGCCGGGGCCCTGTCGGGGGGCGAGCGCCAGATGCTGGCCATGGGCCGGGCCCTGATGATGGAGCCGTCGGTGTTGCTGCTGGACGAGCCGTCGGCCGGGCTGTCGCCGTCCAACCAGGACGAGGTGTTCGTGCGGGTGCGCCAGATCAACCGGACCGGCGTGACGGTGGTGATGGTGGAACAGAACGCCCGCCGCTGCCTTCAGGTGTGCGACCGGGCCTACGTGCTGGACCAGGGCACCAACGCCCACACCGGCTCGGGCGACGAGCTGCTCCACGACCCCAAGGTCATCGAGCTCTACCTCGGCTCCCTGGCCCAGGCCTAGGCCCTCCGGCGCGGCGCGGCGGGCGGGGCGCGGCGAGGGCCGCCCCCCGGTGGGGAGCGGCCCTCGGTCGAGGATCAGGTCGGCCGGGTCAGGTCAGAGGTCTTCCTCGCTGATGGCGATCTGGGTCTCGGCGTCCTCGGTGGCCA
The nucleotide sequence above comes from Acidimicrobiales bacterium. Encoded proteins:
- a CDS encoding ABC transporter ATP-binding protein, which translates into the protein MSDDALLDARDLVAGYVPGVDILRGCSLRAADGEVVGIIGPNGAGKSTLVKVLFGLVPVRSGAVVLRGADITRLPAHALVQQGVGYVPQVRNVFTSLTVEENLRMGLYLAPRRFAERFDAVAALFPRLGERRRQRAGALSGGERQMLAMGRALMMEPSVLLLDEPSAGLSPSNQDEVFVRVRQINRTGVTVVMVEQNARRCLQVCDRAYVLDQGTNAHTGSGDELLHDPKVIELYLGSLAQA